The Mustelus asterias chromosome 23, sMusAst1.hap1.1, whole genome shotgun sequence genome window below encodes:
- the LOC144510466 gene encoding uncharacterized protein LOC144510466: MGEASTDCQTWRVTSTMEQLWKCGDCGKGFRHPCRLEIHQRIHTGERPFTCSVCGKGFTQLSNLLKHKATHTNERPFKCSDCGSGFKSSWELVSHRRIHTEERPFSCSHCRKMFRRLSNLRVHQQVHTGERPYTCSICGKGFTHSSGLRKHKVTHNNERPFKCSDCGHGFKSAADLMSHQRTHTEERPFSCSRCTKRFRRSSNLRAHQRVHTGEKPFTCSVCGKGFTRLSSLLSHNLTHKERLFKCSHCGSGFKSSEDLMSHQRIHTEERPFSCSHCSKRFKRSYNLRVHQRVHTGERPFSCSVCGKGFTHSSSLLTHQRVHTGERPFTCSVCGKGFTQLSNLLSHNLTHTNERPFKCSHCGNGFKSSGELVSHQRIHTEERPFSCSHCTKRFKRLSNLQVHQRVHTGEKPFTCSVCGKGFTQSSALVRHQRVHTGERPFTCSDCGKGFTNSSHLLRHQRVHK, translated from the coding sequence ATGggcgaggcttcaactgattgtcaaacctggagagtcacaagtaCCATGGAgcaactgtggaaatgtggggactgtggcaagggattcaggcACCCATGTCGGCTGGAAattcaccaacgcattcacactggagaaagaccattcacctgctctgtgtgcgggaagggattcactcagttatccaacctgctgaaacacaaagccactcacaccaatgagagaccctttaaatgctctgactgtgggagcggcttcaaaagctcttgggaactggtgtcccaccgacgcattcacactgaggagagaccattcagctgctctcactgcagaaAAATGTTTAGAAGGTTATCCAACCTGAgggtacaccagcaagttcacactggggagagaccgtataCCTGTTCcatttgtgggaagggattcactcattcatctggCCTGCGGAAACACAAAGTGACTCACAacaatgagagaccttttaaatgctctgactgtgggcacGGCTTCAAAAGTGCTGCAGATCTGATGtctcaccagcgcactcacactgaggagagaccattcagctgctctcgctgcacaaagagatttagaaggtCATCCAACCTACgtgcacaccagcgggttcacactggggagaaaccattcacctgctccgtatgtgggaagggattcacccggttatccagcctgctgagtcacaatctcactcataaGGAGAGACTCTTtaaatgctctcactgtgggagtggcttcaaaagctctgagGATctaatgtcccaccagcgcattcacactgaggagagaccgttcagctgctctcactgctcaaagagatttaaaaggtcatacaacctgcgggtacaccagcgagttcacactggggagaggccattcagctgctctgtgtgtgggaagggattcactcattcatccagccttctgacacaccagcgagttcacactggggagaggccattcacctgctctgtgtgtgggaagggattcactcaattatccaacctgctgagtcacaatctcactcatacgaatgagagaccctttaaatgctctcattgtgggaatggcttcaaaagctctggagagctggtgtcccaccagcgcattcacactgaggagagaccgttcagctgctctcactgcacaaagaggtttaaaaggttatccaacctgcaggtacaccagcgggttcacacaggggagaaaccattcacctgctctgtgtgtggaaagggattcactcagtcatctgccctggtgagacaccagcgagttcatactggggaaaggccattcacctgctctgactgtgggaagggattcactaattcatcccacctgctgagacatcagcgagttcacaaatga